In one Arachis duranensis cultivar V14167 chromosome 9, aradu.V14167.gnm2.J7QH, whole genome shotgun sequence genomic region, the following are encoded:
- the LOC107466532 gene encoding uncharacterized protein LOC107466532 isoform X1: MATVMSSVLLKLVFPPPASAVVSAVTVGSFLVLAYSGVSEMIGKHLNYSKFWNAATEKQKNKNIKVSSRVGMVLLYGPAFLAGAASFWLYPNEGLRSTLLNSAVTLHYFKRLFEVLFVHKYSGYMYLDSAIPITLSYFISAATMTYSQHLTVTEGLPQPQIDLMYPGVAVFLIGIVGNFYHHYLLSKLRGEGEKEYKIPKGGLFGLVICPHYLFEITVFYGISMISQTVYSLCFAIGTTFYLVGRSYATRKWYLSKFEDFPKNVKAVIPFIF, from the exons ATGGCGACGGTGATGTCTTCTGTGCTGTTGAAGTTGGTTTTCCCGCCGCCGGCGTCTGCAGTGGTTTCAGCCGTTACGGTGGGGAGCTTCTTGGTATTAGCGTACTCCGGAGTATCGGAGATGATAGGGAAGCACTTGAACTACTCCAAGTTCTGGAATGCAGCGACGGAGAAGCAGAAGAATAAGAACATAAAGGTTTCGAGCAGAGTAGGAATGGTTTTGTTGTACGGACCTGCGTTTCTTGCGGGTGCTGCTTCGTTTTGGTTATACCCTAATGAGGGTCTTAGATCCACGCTCCTCAACTCTGCTGTTACTCTCCACTACTTCAAGAGACTCTTTGAG GTGTTGTTTGTCCACAAATATAGTGGCTACATGTATCTTGATTCTGCAATCCCCATCACTCTGAGTTATTTTATATCAGCTGCAACTATGACCTATAGTCAGCACCTAACGGTAACAGAGGGGCTTCCACAGCCACAAATTGATCTCATGTACCCTGGGGTTGCGGTGTTTCTCATTGGTATCGTTGGAAACTTCTACCACCATTACCTCCTTTCGAAACTGCGAGGGGAGGGCGAAAAGGAGTACAAGATTCCAAAGGGTGGCTTGTTTGGGCTTGTGATATGCCCACATTACCTCTTTGAGATTACTGTGTTCTATGGGATTTCAATGATTTCTCAGACTGTGTATTCATTGTGTTTTGCCATAGGCACCACTTTCTATTTGGTGGGCAGGAGCTATGCAACGAGGAAATGGTATCTCTCTAAGTTTGAAGATTTCCCTAAAAATGTTAAGGCTGTTATCCCATTTATCTTCTAA
- the LOC107466532 gene encoding steroid 5-alpha-reductase DET2 isoform X2, producing MVMSALLKFLFPPPPSLVVSALSVVSLVSLTNTGFSEMRGKHLNYSKFWNATTGDSSKQIKLSSRAGMLMLYTPAFLAGVVSFFIFPNEGIRSTLLQSAVTLHFLKRDLEVLFVHKYSGYMYLDSAIPITLSYFISAATMTYSQHLTVTEGLPQPQIDLMYPGVAVFLIGIVGNFYHHYLLSKLRGEGEKEYKIPKGGLFGLVICPHYLFEITVFYGISMISQTVYSLCFAIGTTFYLVGRSYATRKWYLSKFEDFPKNVKAVIPFIF from the exons ATGGTAATGTCTGCGCTACTGAAGTTCCTCTTCCCACCGCCGCCGTCTCTGGTGGTTTCAGCCTTGTCGGTGGTGAGCCTGGTGTCGCTGACGAACACGGGGTTCTCGGAAATGAGAGGGAAGCATCTGAACTATTCCAAATTCTGGAATGCCACCACCGGCGACTCTTCTAAACAGATCAAGCTGTCAAGCAGAGCCGGGATGCTGATGCTCTACACTCCCGCTTTTCTTGCCGGCGTcgtttcgttcttcatcttccCTAACGAGGGGATCAGATCTACCCTCCTCCAATCTGCTGTAACCCTCCATTTCCTCAAGAGAGACTTAGag GTGTTGTTTGTCCACAAATATAGTGGCTACATGTATCTTGATTCTGCAATCCCCATCACTCTGAGTTATTTTATATCAGCTGCAACTATGACCTATAGTCAGCACCTAACGGTAACAGAGGGGCTTCCACAGCCACAAATTGATCTCATGTACCCTGGGGTTGCGGTGTTTCTCATTGGTATCGTTGGAAACTTCTACCACCATTACCTCCTTTCGAAACTGCGAGGGGAGGGCGAAAAGGAGTACAAGATTCCAAAGGGTGGCTTGTTTGGGCTTGTGATATGCCCACATTACCTCTTTGAGATTACTGTGTTCTATGGGATTTCAATGATTTCTCAGACTGTGTATTCATTGTGTTTTGCCATAGGCACCACTTTCTATTTGGTGGGCAGGAGCTATGCAACGAGGAAATGGTATCTCTCTAAGTTTGAAGATTTCCCTAAAAATGTTAAGGCTGTTATCCCATTTATCTTCTAA